The following are encoded together in the Coffea arabica cultivar ET-39 chromosome 1c, Coffea Arabica ET-39 HiFi, whole genome shotgun sequence genome:
- the LOC113701685 gene encoding serine/threonine-protein phosphatase PP2A-2 catalytic subunit-like, translating into MSSDSAVPSPGSVHGGSLDEQISQLMQCKPLSEQEVRLLCEKAKEILMDESNVQPVKSPVTICGDIHGQFHDLAELFRIGGKCPDTNYLFMGDYVDRGYYSVETVTLLVSLKVRYPQRITILRGNHESRQITQVYGFYDECLRKYGNANVWKIFTDLFDYFPLTALVESEIFCLHGGLSPSVETLDNIRNFDRVQEVPHEGPMCDLLWSDPDDRCGWGISPRGAGYTFGQDISEQFNHTNNLKLIARAHQLVMEGFNWAHDQKVVTIFSAPNYCYRCGNMASILEVDDCKGHTFIQFEPAPRRGEPDVTRRTPDYFL; encoded by the exons ATGAGCTCCGATTCGGCTGTGCCGTCTCCCGGTTCTGTTCATGGCGGCAGCCTCGATGAGCAGATTTCTCAGCTTATGCAGTGCAAACCCTTGTCCGAACAAGAG GTGAGACTGCTATGTGAGAAGGCCAAGGAGATCTTAATGGATGAGAGCAATGTTCAA CCTGTGAAGAGTCCTGTGACCATATGTGGTGACATTCATGGACAATTCCACGATCTTGCTGAGCTTTTCCGTATTGGTGGCAAG TGTCCAGATACAAATTATTTGTTTATGGGAGATTATGTAGATCGTGGGTATTATTCAGTTGAAACTGTAACT CTTCTGGTATCCCTCAAAGTGCGTTACCCTCAACGAATTACTATTCTAAGAGGAAATCATGAGAGTCGACAG ATTACTCAAGTATATGGGTTTTATGATGAATGCCTAAGGAA ATATGGCAATGCAAATGTCTGGAAGATTTTTACTGATCTATTTGACTACTTTCCACTCACTGCGCTG GTTGAGTCAGAAATTTTCTGTCTGCATGGAGGGTTGTCTCCGTCAGTTGAAACTCTAGACAACATACGAAATTTTGATCGTGTACAAGAAGTTCCTCACGAGGGACCCATGTGTGATCTTTTGTGGTCTGACCCTGATGACCGTTGTGGTTGGGGCATTTCACCCCGCGGTGCTGGATATACATTTGGCCAA GACATATCAGAGCAATTTAATCACACCAACAATTTAAAGCTTATTGCTAGGGCACATCAGTTGGTTATGGAAGGATTCAATTGGGCTCAT GATCAAAAAGTTGTTACCATATTTAGCGCACCAAATTATTGCTATCGCTGTGGAAACATGGCGTCCATCCTGGAAGTGGATGACTGCAAAGGCCACACATTTATTCAG TTTGAGCCTGCTCCTCGGAGAGGAGAGCCAGATGTAACTAGGAGAACACCAGATTACTTTTTATGA